The Drosophila yakuba strain Tai18E2 chromosome X, Prin_Dyak_Tai18E2_2.1, whole genome shotgun sequence DNA segment GACACCACTCCGCATAAAAATTAAGGAAAACCAATTCATTAGACGCTGCAAGAAAATAAAGCGTGTTTAATGTAAGCAACAAACTGTGTGTGAAATTGTTGTCTGTGTATTCCAAGTGTGGAAAACAAGCAAATGCATTCagataataatattaataatatcgTAGTATAACTTCGAAGACTAACTTCAAAGTTTTGTAATAAATTGATATCGCCACTATTTTTAAcaataatgcaaatttatatttaaaaaaatttaaccaaTAGGGCTATGctaaaatatagttttattgCAAGATTATATATAGAGCATATCCCAAATAAAATAGCCTTTTAGGCAAGGAACTTTTTCGGGCTAGTGCCCATTTTGGCGGACTATCGAACCGATAGATCACAGTGCAGCATGGAAAATAAACCGCCCTAATTAAGTTGTATCCAAATTTCGCACCTTGTCCTTCGCGAAACCGCATAAAACTTATCTTACCACGTTGGCAGTGCCGAATTGAACGAGCCACTGATTTTGTTTAGTGACACGTCAATGGGGCAGTCGGCTAATTGATTCCCACTCACGCTGGCGGCGGGAATGGCATGGGGAATGGTGGATGATGGGGATGAATGGCTGTGGACATGTCTTACCTAGGGTCATATCGATATTATCACTGGTCATGGGTACGGCTCCGGCGCCATCAGCCGGCTGTGTGTGCTGGAGTAGCTGTAGAATCTGCGAATTCCATAAGATGTCAGTTCTGGTTAGTTAGTTATTTGGTTAGGGGGAGCCAGAAAAGCCGGGGCTGTCTGGCCGGCCCCTCCCCACAATGAGTCCCCGCCCGCTGATTGAGCGGGTTAGCCATTCCAGTGACCAGAAACATGACCAGACAGAACGGAACACGTCGACTCACCGCAACTAGGGCCACACAGGGCCCAAGctttccgattccgattctggCTCCAAACATTCTCGTTCGGCTTCCGAATGGCGAGTGCGGCTGGCgaggagtgggcgtggaattGCGTGCACCGGCAGAGAGTCCAAGCGATCggttctcttttttttttgatttcagtTACACATCAGCTGGAATGGAATGCAAACGTACGCACAATTTATAagttttaacaatttttggtTGATTTTATCGGCTGGCCAGTGTTGGTTAGTCTCGAACCGCACACTTCATTGCCAATCGACTATGGCGATAGCTTAGTCACATGACTTGGCCATCGCTAGCAGCAGCGATAAAAGCGATAGCAGCAAACAACGATAACAATTTCAATGgaaatgaaacaaaaagtGTCTAAATGAATACATatgcacacatatgtatgtgcaacAACATTTGCAAATCTTTGTTTATAATAGCTGACGCTTATGGATTTTATGGTGGTAAATAGAGCGAGAAAATCTAGAAGCCAAGCGCGTTTTCAATTCGGCAATAAGTTTTGAGCTAAATACCCTGAAAGTCTGCTGAGCGAACGGTTTGTGGaatccaaaaaccaaatgtgtgtgcatacatatgtacgatTGTAATGTGTTATTGTTGCTCCccaaaatatcgaaacataTACATACCTACATATACGAATATACATATGAGTTTATGTAAACATACACATGCGTAAATGTTTAATTACTTTGTTTATGACAACATATACGGCCATTAGAATACGTTGAGTACGATAATCGGCCATTTTTCGCCTATTGGCTATGGAATCGTGATAATCTAGTCTATTGGTATATATGTGAGTGCGTATGTAATGCagcaatatacatatatgtgcaTACTATGTATTGCGCACCTTGTCGAACTACAACTGTGTGTGCTCACATAAATGTATGTGCATTGTACATTGTACATCCATACGTGCATATATGCAGTGCATTATCTATATTGCCACCACGACACTCAAAAACTCAAATATTAACTTCGATTTGTTCTAAAAGTGTTGATTGTGCCCAAATTATCATCCCAGTGacatttatttggctttgtTTGCGCACTGCCTAATGCACATGTCCATAAGTATGTACatagtattatttatttatttatggtagCCACTATACTATAGGTATCGAATCGCCCCAATAACgtcgcacacacactgatGTGCGTAATTATGTATTCGGATGGTggatatatgatatatatgcACCTATAAGCGATAACCGGATTTCCAATGACACCCAAATCGCCTTGCCTAAATATAAGCAAATAAGTAATTTCGAATACGTTACATGCTAAGTATTCTTTTAGCCGATTCACACAATGTCCGATGGATCGCCGCCTCCATCGATTTGCTTTATCCGTGCTGCCGAATCGTATCCAAAATCACAAATGGAGAAGGAAGACTCCCAGCTGCTCGTCCCGTTTCAAGAGTGTAGGTGCTCCCCCATATACTGTAACTTAAAACACCTGCTAATCCATAGTATATATCCCACCAGTGGCCGGCGAATCGATTAAGTACCTGGGACGCACGGATGATGGCATTCTCGCCCTGTCCAATTACCGGATATTCCTCTCCAAGCTGTCAACCGGCTATGAGACCTACGTTCCACTGGGCCTAATCGAAACCGTACAGGTGCGGGATTTGTTCCAGCTGATTGTCAACTGCAAGGATGCCAGCACTGTGCGGTGCTCCTTTCCGTCAGCGGAACAGTGCTCCGACTGGCAACGCCGGATCCATCTTATGATCGGGGTTCCCGAATCACTGGAAACACTCTTTGCCTTTCCATTTTACTCCTGGACCTGCGATGTGATCGGAAGTGGTAATGGAAGCGGAATCGGAAGTGGCCAGGCGAACGGAAACGGCCTAGTGGCCAAGGATCGCGCGCTACACAATGGCTCTGCTAAGCCCGCAGCCACCGTCACAGCGGCCAATCCTTTGCCCGATCCTGCCAGCGATACCATCTCTGCCGCCATGAGCAACCGCCTGCAACGATCCGTGCGCTATGAAAGCGACTTTAAGAACGAGGTTGCCCGCTTGGGATTCGATCTGAAGGGCTCGTGGCGCATCTCAACGGCCAATGCCGATTTCAAGCTCTGTCCCTCGTATCCACCCAAATTGCTTGTGCCCTGCTGCATCACCGATGAAATGCTTCACAACGTGGCCAACTTCCGGGGTTCGCGAAGGCTACCGGCTGTCGTCTGGCGGCACCAAAAGTCGGGTGCCATCTTGGCCCGGTGCAGCCAGCCGGAGGTCGGTTGGCTTGGCTGGCGCAACACACGGGACGAGCAGCTCCTCAAGGCACTCGCCGATGCATGTGCCTTTGACAGGGGCGAACACGCCAGGCATTCCAACAGCGCCAATGCAAAGGCGCAACCAACAAAGGGCTCCAAGGAGACCAACGGCCAGTCGGGTTTATCCGGCAAGAGTTCGCCATCTCTGGACGATTCCTCGCATGAGGAACTCACGCTGGATGAAATCAAGGTACGTTTTGGCGTTTATAACCAGATTAACCGGGTCTCCTTGGTATAAATAATCacgtttataaataaactacTTAACACAAAGCAGTAAAGAAGTCAAAATGCCAAGtgctaattaaataaattaatccTTGTTCTTCAATTGTATTTTCTTTCAGAAAATCCTCATTGTAGATGCTCGCAGCTACACCTCCGCAGTTACAAATCGTGCCAGAGGTGGCGGATGTGAGTGCATCGAGTACTATCCCTGTGCAGAGATAGAGTTTATGAACCTGGGCAATATCCACGCCATTCGAAAAAGTTTTCACGCTGTCCGACAGCTTTGCGCGTCGTCTTCAGATGATCCCAAGTGAGTTTACTAAGGGTAGTTAACTGCTATGTGTACATATGGAATCATTATTTTACAGCTGGTACGGACAGTTGGAGAAAACCATGTGGATGCAGCACCTTTCGGGCCTGTTGGGAGCCACCATGACCGTTGTGCATACCATCGAGAAGAATGGACGTCCCGTCCTTGTGCACTGCTCAGATGGTTGGGATCGCACTCCACAGATCGTGGCCACGGCACAACTGTGTTTGGATCCCTACTACAGAACTGTCGAGGTACAGAACTGttgatatacatattttctgTTCTATAGTTTAAACTTTACCTACTTGCTTCTATTTGCAGGGGTTCCGCGTTTTGGTCGAGCGTGAATGGCTGAACTTTGGGCACAAATTCGCCGATCGTTCCGGAAATGGTCCCAATTCCGATGAAGTTAACGAGCGATGTCCAGTTTTTCTGCAGTGGCTTGATCTGGTGCATCAAATACACAGGCAGTATCCATGCAGTTTTGAGTTCAGTATAAGCTACTTGGTAAGCGTTGCAATGAAATTTCGTATGGTGTAGTGCCCATTAAgcctttttttatatatcttTTAGATCAAACTGGCGCAACATTCGTTGTCCTGTCTGTTCGGCACGTTCCTATGTAATTCGCTCAGAGAACGCATCGAGAATTCAGTTTTCGACCGAACGTTTTCCGTGTGGCCATTTTTAGCGGAAACTATGTATAGAAATCCTCTCTATAAGCATGAGACTGAAAAGGTAAATATCATTTTGGTATGCACTGTCAAATTGAAGGGCGATGCtaatgatttttatattttttaggtTCTTTGGCCGGCGCACAGTGTGcggtttttatatttttggtcTGATGTATACCTTGGTAGTTTAGGGAACAAAAATGGAACTGATCTGCCATTACTAAGTAATGAAAGACAGAGCGGACACAATGGTGAGTAACGATGTACCCCTAATAGAAATGTACTCACtttcatttacttaaataACCAATAGGCCTCATGGCGAAGACACGATCTTCAGAAGACTTAACAACGAATGAGTTGGGACAGAGCACCATTTCCAGGAGGTCTAGTGATCCTAACCTGACCGTTGAATCCATGTAGGTCAACTAATGATTATTTGATCGGACAGCAAAATGAAATTCGTTTTTTTCCGTTCGATTCAGTGTTACAGATTGCTTCAATGCAAACAGCAACTCAATGTTTGACATACGATCTGAGGCCAACAACAGTGTTAGCGCAAACGTCCAAGAATGTCCAAGTGTTAAAGACTCCAAAGAAGTAGAGCTGGACGTAACGGATGCAACTGAAATAGGTCCATGTGGCCGTTCAAATAATCCCATTCCAGAGTTTCATAACGACCAAAGCACAGCTTCTAACCGTGATATATTGGAAGTGGAAACACAATCGCAAAGGCGAAGTTCCTTGGAGTTCTCACATCAACAGATACCTGGATCCGGGCGACCTGTCTTCATTTTCGGTTCATCCGAAAACGGTAAGTGATATTAGCAAGAAAGAGAACTTAACTTAACTATCGTAATGGTTTCAGATCCAAATCCAGTTCCTTCAAAATCTGAAGACACAAGTGATATTTGTCGCGCCCTATGGCATGGCGCTATTGAAACCAGCACTGATACCCTTATTCCCGCGGAGCCCGTACAAATACCAAACAGCGACAATAGCAGTAGAGACCACATAACACCCCCAATGGAATTGGTTATTGGTGATAAAAAGCTGGAGCCGACTACCACTGTCCAAACCAGTAAAATCAGTCAGAGCTACAATAATTTGCCCAAGGTACACATAAGACCGAATGCCGTGATATGCCCGCAGCGAGTAGACGCTTTTCCACATCACCTGGACCTACAAGTGCCAAGGGAGACGACGGGAAACCCGGACCGTTGCAAGCCGGATAAGTTAGCCAAAGATGCGAATTCCAATGGAGCCCTGCTGGCATCCGATGGCTACCACGCAGAGGAAAGTCTCTTCATGTCTCCCGACCTCCAGCGATTCGTGGGCCAGTCGCCATTCGATGCTCCCTCTACGGGCGGACGAATACGGCGAAATACCTTCGGCTCGAGCTACAGTCGCGACATGAAATTCACAGCAGAAAACGGCAGGTGAGTTGTGTACCGTCTCACCTTATGGCGCTTCTTCAAAAGACAATAAGTGTAtactaaaaatacaaaatctACTTTCTACAGCGCACACCAATTCCCTTCGTCGGGCATCATATCGTTGCCCCCAACACCATTTCAGGAGAGGGCGCAGTTCACTATATCCTGTCCAGATGGCCTGGCTCATGGACTCAGCGAACAAAATATAAGACTCCACCAAATCGTACAAGAACACAAGGTAAAATCCAATATATCAACTGGTTTCattacattatttaaaataccaATACTCGTTTTTAGCTACGTGAGGAAATGCTTCTGCGAGAAATTCACGGTATGCGGCTGGCTTTGTTGGAAAAAGGTTGCCCCAGTTGCAACAGCATCGTTTCGACAAATATGGAACATGTAAATAATGATCTATTTTGATACTCGTTTTAGATATAACATGCGTGCATATATTCTTGAGAAGCGTGGTTGATGTTAGATATAGCCCCTCGTAGCAAAGTGTGTGCAAATACGTTTAAAATAGGGGCATATTCTATAAAATAACATATTGTGATGTTTCAATCGAGGGCAATATTGTATTCTAATCATAAGTAACAATGTGCATTTACTTTCAGTCGTCTAATTATTTAACTCTTCTTTAGGAAAATGGATCGGATATCGTTGAAAATGCTTCAACATGTTCCTGGGAAGCCGTCGAAGAACGTAGCGGTCCCCCATCGTATGCACCTTCCTCGATCCAAGAGAAAAAAGCCTCCAGTGTCCTATGGGTACCAGATCATGCCGTTTCACGTTGCTCTAGTTGTCAAACTGAGTTCTGGCTTGGACGAAGAAAACATCATTGTCGGTGCGCATCCAACACTTGAAACCTTACTGTTTTACTCTTAATAGATTTTCAATATGTATGATTTTTAGCTTCAGTtgaatatttccatttttagcGATACTAAATTCCTAGACCTTAAAGTCAGTTAATAAGACTCTCGTACCTTCTTTATGACTGTGCAATACTACGATTAAATTGGACTATTCAATTCTTTTGATGCTCATATTCAACTTAAGTTGAATGCGTGttataatttttgttattttactGGGATACATGACTATACTAACAGTGTAAACTATgctaatcaagaatatataaaaatcaaataacaattcatttaattttttaagttatttcaTTGTAGCTTAAACTATTTCAGCAAAACAACCCAGTCAGTTGATAAGCCACTAACGTATattatttaactattttgtCTTATACACAAACGTATTTTTTGAGCAGTTAATAAAGCAAACactatttaattcaattacagATCATGTGGAGAAATTTTTTGTGCTGACTGCTCGGAATTTTGGGCGCCGTTGCCAAACGAAAAGCTTTTTAATCCAGTTAGGCTATGTGGATCTTGCTACACGACCGTCACAACAAATGTCCAAGAGTATGCTGCAGTACCTGCAGAATCCGAATCCCAGGTGAAGGACGAGGAGGCGTCTTCTGCGAATTCCTAAGAGCTTTTCCCAATTAACTTAAGTCTCCTCTGTTGTAtcaatatgtacatattattactcaaaaatatttattgcatatgTGTTAGCACCATAATAGCGAAAAGTTCATCTGTGCGTTTATATAGAACACgaaattatacaattttgttagaaatatatatgtggaTATATGGAAACAATTGTAAATTCAAATACAatctttaaacaaaaaatcaaattcattTATTGAATTACCAATGGGTCGAAATGGAGTATACGATAAAAGGGGTTTTCAAAATTACCAAAAGCCTTTAGAATATCGtaaaaaaggaattaaatAGTGTGAAAGGTGTGTTTTCTTAACATTCCgattaaataaactttaatgctccttggtgttttttttttatatttctatacTGAAGACTTATTTTAAACCAGagttttattttacataaaagGACAGAAAGTCTTTCCTATTTTCTGTACAattgttgttttatatttatattttataaaatatccTAAAAGAATAGTTtatataaagttaaaaaacattaaaaaaaaacatatagaCGTGGTTATCGTTATCGATACTGAACCGGTGTGAACAGACCATAAAAGCTGCAGGTGAAATCCTCGGCTCAGGTAACATATGTATATCGATAACTATTAACCCATACAGTCGTAGAAGCGCCAAACACGGCGTTGTTtcgaagttttttttttgtattagtttcCTTTCTTAAATTGTTGATATTTGTGTTCGAATTGTGTGCGAAGATGTGTGATGTCCGAAATCTAATTGACTTGTCCGAATGGGATGAGCCCACCAAGGAGCCGTTGCACGAAGAGCCGGAGGACTCTGTGGTGGCCACGAACTTTGAGGTGCCCTACGATCCCTTCGATCTGATGGAGAAGGAAGCTTGCATCAAGGTAAGGTTAGGTTGCATACCACTGGGATCCCCAATGCTTTGGGTATAGATCTTTACTGGTCGTATTTATTCATGCAATTCACTTAAAACTCCTTTTTCCACCAATTTCAGGGCATGACCTTGACGTCGCAGATCAAGGAAAAGGTGTCCAGTGCCGAACGACAGTATCCGGATCTTGAGAGCGAGAGTCCTCCGGTTTGCATGCAGACGGATGCAGCGACTGCGTCCGGACCCGGATCAGGAGAAACAACTCAAAAGCGGCGCTCGAACAGCTCGTTCCAGAAGCAGCTCCTTAAACTTAATGCCTCACGATCCGTGGTGAACACACCAACCCATAGTCGATCCAAAACAGAGTTTGAGAGAACAATTCTGAACGAAAACCTGCAGATGCTGGCGGCAGAGTCGCCATTGAAGCTTATCGAGGACGACGACGTCCTGTCGAACAGTATCAACTTCGAGGAAGACCTAAAAATGCTACGCATTCCGATCCTAGACGCGCTTAACAATGCAGAACCCAATGCAAAAGCCGAAGAAAATCAGGGAAACGTAAACAGAATGGTTGACGTGCGGCAAGAAAGTCAGGAAAGTCCACATACCCCAATCGAAGACCGATCAAATGGCAAGAGTTTGAGCCAACTCCTGGAGCAGCTGAAGATCTTGGCACACGAACACGTCGAGAGGTCCAAGTGGCATCTGTTTGACACGGCAATTGAATCCATTGCAGCGGTCATCTTTGGACCCGGTGGCTCTTGTCCGGAAGGTAAAAAGGGCGAAGCAGCTATATCATCGCCGTACTCATACACCCGCCAAGGAACATTTGATCTCGAACTTCAAGTAAGTACTACATTTAGTCCTTTACTGAAAATAATTGTTAACATTTGAGGTCTAAAGCAGAAGATACATCTTCATTGCTATTTATTATAGGAATACGCATGTTTCCTCTAAGATATTGGATTGTGTGTCGTATAGCTTTTTAACAATAAAGccttattaaattgttttatttctcCAATTCAGGGCAAGAAGACAAAACGTTCCTTGGATGCTAACCACAtagaggaggaggagatcGATCCACCAGGAAGTGACGTTCAAAACTTTCCCGATGCCATGGTCTGCTCAACAGCCACATTTGATGGCGAATCTCGTCTAAATCCATTTGATAGGGACTCGCTTCCATCCCTACCATCGATAACTTCGATACCGTCCGTGTCAGAAGCCAGAAAGGAGCCGTTTATGACGGAGTTGGTTGACGAAACACTCGCCCAGCAGATCAACCAGCTGCTGGAGCGGCACAAACTCGCAAACACTGGCATCAGCGATCACGAACAACAACACGGAGTTGATCCCAGGACAGTCATACTGTTGGTGAACCCCAGCAACTACAGCAGCACTCAGGTAGCATGCAACGTTTCTACCAACAACGTTGCCAAGACCAAACCAATGCCTCTAAGTGAGTCCAACGCGGCGGTCTCCATGCGCCGTCGATCATCGTCACTTTCCATTCAGGACAAGTGCAAGTTGCCCAGGGAAGTCCTGAAGTCCGATCGCCAGGTGGAAAATCTGCCGCCGCCCAGGGAGGTCAAGAACACAGCCACTGTTGGGCCAAtggctgcagcagctgccttCCGCCAGCGGAGCAACTCCTTCTCCACGCCCAGTAATCCGTCCACAAAAGCCTACGAAAGCAGGCGCACACTAATGAGCAGTCGCTTGAGGAATCCATCCATTAACGAATCGATGGGCAAACCTAATGGAATGCTTAAAGTGACGAAGCCCATCAAGCCGGTGGTTCCAATTATGAAAGTGACTGCAAGCAACGAGTCCACCTACCTGAATCCGGTCCATCCACGTATACCTGAGACGCCCATATCAACTAGGACCAAGCCTATCCAAAAGATATCCTGCACGAGCACACCACTGCCACAAATGCGCATCCAGCAGCGCAGATCCCTGAAGCCAATGGCCATGACCGCAGGATCGGGATCCATGTCAAATACCTCCTATTCAACGCCCAGCATTAGGGGGCCTAGTTTCTGCAAGAAAACCGGCTCCGGATAGACAATGCATTGCGTAGACATGGGGAGCACTTTCTTGGCCCGTGGGCGGTGGCGCAATGTCGCCTGAAAGTGAATTAAAATGTGATGTCTGAGGTCAAGTTGGTAACCTTGAAGATAAACCGACAGTGTGAAAACGGCTTGGCTATCTCCCCccatatttttgtttcttccatttattttttgcccgACGTCACAAGATAAAGCGAACTGATATGCAGTCTGCACTCAATACTAGACTTTACCAAATTAGTTTGCGTTTCGAAACGGATTAGCAGTGTTGCCTGTCCTGtatatttacttttcactTGAACTGATCGAACTAATTAGTTAAATTATCTTTGTGAATGCCCACCTATCATCCACTTAGTTACCTATCATCCACTTAGTTACCCTAATCCAAGTCCTTATTGTTTCGGAATCACACTAAAATAGAATTTATCAACCACGTGTTCGCCAGCATATCACAGGACAACAGCGTTTAAGACAGTTTAAGTCGTTTGACCACAAGTATCCTACGTTTTAAGGATTTGTCTTTTATATATTACCTAGAAGTAGCTAGATAAGACGCTTGCAAAGCACACTCTCTATTATTTTCCCATCTCACAGCTGTCTTGAGAAAGCAGTGAGgaataattcaataaaaagaGATTATCAGTTAAGAAATTTCCGTATATTTAACGTACATATGTGGCGCTAGCATatcacaacaaaaaaaaaaacagcaagaTAATAATGAGTTACTGGTTGAGCTTGTTCTTGAGAATGCTCAACTGGGTAAGGCAGTTGTCGCGGTAGTTGCGGCGTTGGGCCAACTGATCCAGCGGCACCATCTCGCCCAGCTGCTTGGCCACCTCGACGGCGACGGGGCCCTCCATTTTCGGTGTTGGTCCCATTGTCTCGCTGACGGCATAGATGGTCTTCGAGTAGCGCTCGAAATAGTTGGCCATGCCCTCGGCATTCAGATGGGCCGTCTCCAGGGGACCCAGGAAGGCGTAGCGCGGTCCCAGTCCATTGCTCATCACGCTATCGATGTCCTTGACGTTCAGGATGCCGGCCTCGACCAATCGCCATGTCTCGTTCAGGATGGCATACTGGATGCGGTTCAGGGCGAAGCCCTCGATCTCACGCGACAGCGTAACTGGTTTCTGGCCAATCTCCTCCATCAGGGCACGGGTCTTCTTCACCCATTCCGGTTTGGTCCACGGTGCGGGCACGATCTCGACCAGGGGAACGTAGTACGGTGGGTTGACGGGATGCGAGACCAAAACCTGTTCACGAAATCAAGCGTAATTGGTCTTAGTCATTGCGTTCTCATCGAAaccaaaatcgaaataaatgCGAATCTAATTGGGCACAAGGACGGCGCAGCTTTAAAGTTATCAGCGGCGGGAATTTATCTCTTTGCTGAATGTGAACTATTCTAAAACATTGCCATAAACGACCATGGCACACTGTTTACCAACCCAAGGTGGAGATACCAATTGGTTTGCTAATCTAAAGAATTCAACTCACATTGGCCTTGTTTTTCAGATCCGCGCTGAAGAGAGAGGGCAGAAAAGTGCTGGTGGAGCTGGACAGGATGGTGTTGGGTCCGACGACGGCATCCAACTGCTTGTAGAGGGCCTTTTTCAGGTCGAGACGCTCGGGGATGCACTCCTGCACGAAGATGGCGCCCTTGACCAGCTCCTTGATGTCGTTGGTGCCCGAAATGCAGGCGAATTGCTGGGCGGCGGTCAGCTTGCCACGGAGCAGTCCCTTGGCCTCCAGATCCAGCAGCTCCTTCTGCGTGGCAGTCAATGCGGTGGACACCTGCTCGGGCAGGATGTCGAACAGCACCACCTGGTAGCCCACCGAGGCGAACAGCATGGACCAGGAGCGACCAATCAGACCGCTGGAAACGAAACACTGCCAGTGAGCACCTGGATATCCTCGCGAATCGCCTTTTCGTTATGTCCCACTTACCTGCCCACAATGCCAATTTTCTCGTTCTTCTGCGACatctttgtttatttacttttccgatttactgctgctgcggaGTTGGAATTGAGGAGCTATGGAGGAGCTATTGCTGTCGACCGCCACTTGGCACAGCGTACATGCGTTTGAGCAATTAGACGGCAGCGCAACCGGTTTAATATTCGGCGATAACAACCGCCAGAGGTGAACCCAaaaacgagaacgagaaccCAAGTGCTTGTGGGGTGTTGGGAACGCTTGATGGGTGTCGGTGGAGATTTCCGAGGAGATAGTGGGTCGTGCGATAACAATGCCACCCCGATGGGCAATTGGACgatgctgccacgcccacagcggTGTATACACATCTTGGCAGCTGCCTTGCATGTGGTCTACTTGTCTCTTGCTCCCAATTTAGAACCCAAATGTGTGGTACTTCTTGTTACAAGAAATATGTATTAAATGCAGATGGTAAACTTGAAAACCAAGAAATATGCATCTAATTGATttataattccatttataattaaatggaaaGAAACTTTGTAATATACTTAAGAAAATTTGATGTAGTTAAGCCCACATGCAAACCATGGTACACTTAATGTTGGTAGCTAAGGAGCTAGGTAC contains these protein-coding regions:
- the LOC6539987 gene encoding myotubularin-related protein 4 isoform X2 → MSDGSPPPSICFIRAAESYPKSQMEKEDSQLLVPFQELAGESIKYLGRTDDGILALSNYRIFLSKLSTGYETYVPLGLIETVQVRDLFQLIVNCKDASTVRCSFPSAEQCSDWQRRIHLMIGVPESLETLFAFPFYSWTCDVIGSGNGSGIGSGQANGNGLVAKDRALHNGSAKPAATVTAANPLPDPASDTISAAMSNRLQRSVRYESDFKNEVARLGFDLKGSWRISTANADFKLCPSYPPKLLVPCCITDEMLHNVANFRGSRRLPAVVWRHQKSGAILARCSQPEVGWLGWRNTRDEQLLKALADACAFDRGEHARHSNSANAKAQPTKGSKETNGQSGLSGKSSPSLDDSSHEELTLDEIKKILIVDARSYTSAVTNRARGGGCECIEYYPCAEIEFMNLGNIHAIRKSFHAVRQLCASSSDDPNWYGQLEKTMWMQHLSGLLGATMTVVHTIEKNGRPVLVHCSDGWDRTPQIVATAQLCLDPYYRTVEGFRVLVEREWLNFGHKFADRSGNGPNSDEVNERCPVFLQWLDLVHQIHRQYPCSFEFSISYLIKLAQHSLSCLFGTFLCNSLRERIENSVFDRTFSVWPFLAETMYRNPLYKHETEKVLWPAHSVRFLYFWSDVYLGSLGNKNGTDLPLLSNERQSGHNGLMAKTRSSEDLTTNELGQSTISRRSSDPNLTVESIVTDCFNANSNSMFDIRSEANNSVSANVQECPSVKDSKEVELDVTDATEIGPCGRSNNPIPEFHNDQSTASNRDILEVETQSQRRSSLEFSHQQIPGSGRPVFIFGSSENDPNPVPSKSEDTSDICRALWHGAIETSTDTLIPAEPVQIPNSDNSSRDHITPPMELVIGDKKLEPTTTVQTSKISQSYNNLPKVHIRPNAVICPQRVDAFPHHLDLQVPRETTGNPDRCKPDKLAKDANSNGALLASDGYHAEESLFMSPDLQRFVGQSPFDAPSTGGRIRRNTFGSSYSRDMKFTAENGSAHQFPSSGIISLPPTPFQERAQFTISCPDGLAHGLSEQNIRLHQIVQEHKLREEMLLREIHGMRLALLEKGCPSCNSIVSTNMEHENGSDIVENASTCSWEAVEERSGPPSYAPSSIQEKKASSVLWVPDHAVSRCSSCQTEFWLGRRKHHCRSCGEIFCADCSEFWAPLPNEKLFNPVRLCGSCYTTVTTNVQEYAAVPAESESQVKDEEASSANS